The DNA sequence CGAAAGCGATAGCCAATAGCGAACATTGGTGCGACAATTGTGAGGTCATCTCCGACGCCAACTTCGATCGACGGAAAGATCATTAGGCGCGTTGCGAGATCGCCAAGATCCAAATGGCCGCCGAAGTGAATCTGGTCGGGATCAATAGAGACGCCGACGCGCGGTCCTGCACCGTGCAACCCAAATGTACGAGCTGCAGCAGACAGTGAGCTCACTCCAATGAGGAGTGAAACCAAAAGCAGGATTATGTACTTTTTCATCTCTCTCTCCTTGAAAAATGTTTCAATGTCTAGAAACTGTTAGCTAAAGGTCCGGCAAGTCGTCAGACTTTTGGTCGGACAGACTTGCCGGATAATCGTCGAGTAATGTCAGCCGGTGAAACTAGTACTTTACAGAACAACCATATGGGGTCGAGGACTTGGTTCCAACAGGCTTTCCAGCAATGAGTGCGTCAAGTGCGGACGATACGTAGTTGGTCGAGGATGCGATATCAGAGGCTTTGGTTGACGGCGTATCATCGATTGCACCGGCGTAGCGAAGTACACCCTTCTGGTCAATTACGAACATGTGCGGCGTCGTTTTCGCACCATACAGCTTTCCAACTGAACCTGATTCATCAATCAAATAGGCACTTGGAGTCGACTTCTCAGTCTCCATGCGTTTCTTCAAGTCGGCAGTCGGAAAGTGTCCTTGCTTACCCGGAGCGGATGAGCAGATAGAAAGCCATACGGCGTCTTTCTTGGTGAAACCGCTCTGTAAGCCCTGCATGTTTCCAGATGAGTAGTGCTTCTTTACGAAGGGGCAATCATAGTTGACCCACTCAAGCACAACATACTTGCCCTTATAGTCGGAAAGTTTATGCTCTTTGCCGTTCACGTCCTTGAGAGCAAAATCTGGAGCAGGTTGATCGATTGCTACTGATGCAATTGCGGTTTCCTTGGCAGCTTCCTGCGAAAAAGCCAATGCTCCGATGCCAATGAGCAGCATGGCACTAATGATGAATGTTTTCGTCATCTTGTTCATGTTGTCGTCCCTTTCCTTTCCCACAATTGTCGATGACACTCGATGTGTGGGCTCTTGAGTTATCCTTCGAGTTTGTTCAAAGCTTCTATAACAATGCCGGGAGTCAACAGCTCCGGCAATACTATTGGCGATTGACCAGTTTTGCCAGTATACAACACATAAAGCGGAACGCTGTTCCGACCAAACTCCGCCAACGCTTTGGTAATTCTCTCATCGCGGGATGTCCAGTCAGCCTTCATAGTCACTACAGAGAGTGAACTAAGTTTGCCCTGAACATCGAGTGAACCAAACGCGACCCGTTCGTTTACTTTGCAGCTGAGGCACCAAGCGGCTGTGAAGTCAATTAGGAGCGGACGTCCCTGGCCGTTTAGTTCCGTTACACGCTCAGGCGAAAACGGCTCCCACGTGAGTCCGTCGGCTTGCGTCATACCTGAGGCAACACTGTCTGCCGGAGTGACGTTAAATGATGCAAGCGATACCGAAGCAAGCGCCAGCGCCACCGCGGCCGTGATGGCCGTCACGCGTTTGCCTTGTTCGACAGCATATCCTCCCCATCGTCCTAATATCCAAGCGCAGAGTCCGAGGACAAGTAATGTCGCGAGCAAAAGAAGGATTGAATCGGAACCTGCCTGTATTGATAGCACCCAAACTAACCACACAACTGTCGCCATCAGCAAAAATCCCATGACGTGCTTGAGGGTTTCCATCCAACGACCCGGTTTCGGGACAAATCTGAGCAACCATGGTGTACTGGTTAGAATGACATATGGAGCCGACATTCCGAGACCAAGCGCGGTGAAAATAGCCAATGAAATCAATGCCGGTTGGGTCAGCGAATATCCGAGAGCGCTGCCCATAAACGGCGCCGTGCATGGCGTTGCAACGACTGTGGCAGTTACACCGGCAATAAATGAACCGAGCAAACCTGAACGTCTTGAATTTCCACCAATACCGGTAAGTGAAGTGCCGACTTCAAAAACGCCCAATAGATTTAACGCCATCAAGAACATGAACGATGACAGGATGATGATGAAGGCTGGCGATTGTAACTGAAATCCCCAGCCAAGTTGTTCCCCTCCGGCACGGAGCAGCAAGAGTCCAGCAGCGAGAATCCAGAAGGAAACCAATACGCCAAGAGTAAAGACTGCATTGTGCTGGAGAATTTGTTTGCGCCCTTCCCCTGCTTGCTGGACGAAACTGAGCACTTTGATGGAAAGCACCGGAAGTACGCAAGGCATCAGGTTGAGAATTAAACCGCCGACAAAGGCAAAGAGAATCGCTTGCCACCAAGTGATCTCGACTGCCGCAAAGGCAATCGGTGTAGGAGAAGAAAGCATTGTGGCTGGTGCGGAGAACTTGAGTCCGGTGCGTGTACCTTCGTTCGCCCACTGATTTTCGGCAACCAGCAATCCGGAGATCTCTGTGAGGGTGTCAGTATTCATTGAATTGAGCGGAATCGTCAATTCAAAGCCTCGTTCTTTCTTTGCGAGTACCTGAGCAGCAGAATTGTCGATGATTCCCTTTTTCGTCGGGAAGAAGAATAAATCACTGGGAATCGTACTGGACCGCTCGGATTTAGAAGTGAAAATCAACTGCAGATTGGTCTTCGAAGCCGAAGCAGTGACGCTCCAGTTCGTATCTTCAACTGCTTGCTTTGTTCGGACTAAACGGAATTGTTCATCCCAGGCAGTAGCCTCCGCCAATCCGTTCTCGACAATTGGCACCATGAGCGACAGCACAGCATCACCGGGGATACATTCGACTTTGCAGACCAGCCAGTCGACTTCAGCATTGAAAGAGAACAGGCTGTCAGGTATGAAATCGCTTGGGATTACGATGTCGGAAAGCAAGAGAAGCTCTTTATCATAGCCAAAACTCACCAATGGACCTGCCGGTATTCGCTTGGGAACCGGAAACTGTAGCGGTGATGCGACAAAGCCGGGTGGCAAATTCCACTTAACACGCGGAGCAAGGCCGGCATCGCCTGGGTTTGTCCAATAGACGTGCCACTCATCTTCGAGTTGAATTTTCAGTCCGACCGTGACAGTGTCACCGGGGCGAGCAGCGGATTGATCCGAGACCAGTTCGATGGAAACATGGTCACGATGGACAGGTTCGGCCCGCAATAGTGCTGCAGAAACCAAGACCATCGCAAAAGCAATGCAACTATACCACATGCGCTTTTTCATACTGTAAAGGTGTACATTATATGGCTCTATAAAGTTCATCTTTTTATAGTTCGACTGATTTGATCAGTTTATTGAATATTGATGCCGCATCGCTGCACCCGCAACGCGTTGTCCGTCAATTTGTAATAGCGATTATTTGAAGTAGTCAGCGAATAGTTTGATGGTCGTAGCCAAGACGACAATTACAAATACCGGGCGGATGAATTTCGCGCCACGCTGGATGGCCATATGTGAACCAAAATAGGCTCCGATGGTCTGGCCGACAGCCATTATGAGCCCAACTGAAAACATGATGTTGCCACCAATTGCAAACGCAATCAAGGAAACGATGTTGCTGGTGAAGTTCATCAGCTTTGTATAGCCGGTCGCTTTGAGGAGATTCAGACCCATTAGTGAAACGAACAAGAAGGTCCAGAATGAGCCCGTGCCTGGACCGAAAAAGCCGTCATAGAATCCCAAACCGAGACCGATGACGATGTAAAACACATTCTTGTGGATACGTTGTTTCGTATCGAGGTCACCCAGACGCGGCGAGAAGAGGAAGTACACGAGAATCGCGAGGAGGAGAAAAGGAATGATCTTTTCAAGCAGATTTGAATCGAGGACTTGTACGACATACGCACCTGATGCCGCTCCAACGGCGGTACAGACGATTCCCCAGAAAGCTTCTTTGATGTTGATGATGCCTTTGCGGTAGTGGTTCATTGTTGCAGTAAAGCTGCCGAATGAGGACTGGAACTTATTCGTGCCAAGTGCAAGATGCGGAGGCAAGCCCACGGCAAGCAATGCCGGAAGTGTAATGAGGCCACCGCCACCTGCGATAGAGTCGATCCATCCGGCAACAACTGCCGCAAGAAAGAGTGCTCCGAGGATGAGTGGTGATTCCATCAGTTGATTGTCAATTCGGAATGCCGGAATTTAGAGAATGAGAGTAGTGACAATGATCTGCGCCAGCATGATTTTGGCGATCATAGATGCCGGCTGGACGGTTGCATACCAGACATTAGGCAGGTCGCTCTTCGCCTGCTGATTCGCGTAAGCGAGGCATGCCGGCTGAGTTTGGATTCCGGACATCATTCCCATGACACCGAGCATCGGCAGTTTCAAGTATTTGTAGCCGATGAGAATCGTGGCGATTGTGGTGAACGATGTGATCAACCCGCCGGCGAGGAACAACCCCCACGAGCCAGCTTGGAATGTTGCACCAAAGCCATATCCTGCTTTCGTTCCGATAGCCGCGAGAAATAGCACAAGTCCGATTTGCCTTAGAACGAGATTGGCCGCGTGTGGAAGTCCCCATTGAATAGGCCCGGTGCGCTCCAATCGACCTAAAATCAAGCCCACGACCAAAGGACCGCCGGCAAAGCCAAGTCGGAAGATTCCACCTCCCGGCAGGGGAAAAGGAATCATACCGACAAATACGCCGAGCACGATACCAAGTGAAAGAGAGAGAAAATCCGTTTCAGAGAGCGATTGGACGGAATCGCCGAACAGTTTGGTTATCTGCTCTTTTTGCTGGCGAGCGACAACGACAAGAATCCTATCTCCCATTTCGAGGATTGTGTCGGGAGTCGTAACGAACTCAACGCCCGAACGATTCAATCGAGTTATCGCGCCTTCGAAATGGTGCTCAGCGCGGAGTTCGCGAATAGACTTCCCTACTACCGCTTTGTTCGAAACGAACAACTGAGTGTAGGCGGTATCGTCACGGCGTTGGGCCACCTGCTCAGAAGAGACTTCGCCAAATAGGACATGGGCACGAACCAGCGAAGTCTGCGTGCCAACGGCAACCACGAGATCTCCCATCAACAAGGTCTTGTCAGGAGCTGCAATGAAGACCTCTTCCCCATGCTTGATTCTGCTTAGTACGAAACCTGGAGAACCAAGGAGTTGAAATGCCTCGTCGATAGTCTTACCATTCACTGCCGGATTGGTGATCTTATACGTCTGACTGATAATCTCTTCAGGCGCTTCTGATGAACTGCGGTCAGCCGCTTCTTTTGCATAGTCGACCTTGAAGATCTTGGAGAATATGAAGAACCAAAGGATTACGCCAAAGACGCCAAAAAGATAAGAGACTCCATACGTCACAACTGGGCTGTTGATATAGGTTTCCCGAAGCTCTGGCGGAATAGAACCGGATAATCCTTTGACGGCTTCGACAGCGGCGGCAAGCGCCGGTGTGTTAGTGAGCGAGCCGCAGAATAGGCCGGCGATGCTTGGTGCGGACATGCCGAGAATGTTTCCGAGTAGTGCTGCCAACAGTGCCGCACCAGTTAGGACTGCTACGGCAATCAGACTAAAGCGAACGCCGCGTTTCTGGAATGAAGAGAAGAACCCCGGCCCTGCCTGGAGCCCCAGCGCGTACACAAAAATCACCAGTCCGAGGATGTAGATGTATTCGGGAAGGTTGAGTCTGTTGTCAATCGCGCCCGCCCCCATGCCAATAAGGAGGACCGCGGCAATGCCAAGGTTGAACCCGAAGATCTTGATATTCCCAATGAGATAGCCAAGGCCGATGATCGTGAAAAGCAAGAGCAGCGGATTTTCCGCAAGCAGATTAATGAAACCGGTGAAGAGATCAGCTAGTCCGAACACGTCGACCTTTCTAAGTGGCGGCGCCACTAAGCGAATGCGGCAGAGGATTTACGAAATTGCAGTCATTAACGCAAGCGAATTGGAAGGAATTATTTGTGGCCGGATGTGCTGGTTGTATGGTTACGGGTACCCGACTTGAAGCCGGGTACCCGAGTTGAGCAATTACTTGAGAAGCATCATTTTACGTGTCGAGGAGTTTTCACCGGCAGTCAACCTATAAAGGTAAACTCCGGAAGCCAACGGAGCGCCGCTACGATCCCGGCCGTTCCATTGAATCCGATAGGCGCCTGCGGACTGAGTACCGAAGTTCTCTTCCCAAACGGTACGTCCCAGAATGTCGAAGACCTCAAAGGTCACAGGCGCACTCTTGGCGATCGAATAGGAGATACTGGTTTCGGGATTGAATGGATTCGGGCTGTTCTGCTCTACTGAGAAATCTGACGGCAATGTCGAGGAGCTGACTTCGTAAACTGGCGTGGTTGCTTGAACGAAACGGTAGTCGGCTGAGCCGCTGTAAGATGTTCCACTCGGGTAGACAGACCTGGTCACGTATACTCCGGCGCCATTATAATCGACGGTCATGAACTGAAGGTGATCGGTAGAAACCTGCGTTACGATAGGCGTTTGCCCCGGGTAACTGACTGTCGAAGTGATATACATTGTGCCTTTGGCACGGATTGCAGAAACCTGGCGGTTCTTATACTTGATCGTACCCCAAGCATCGCAGACCCACTGGATGCTGTCCTTTACGGTGTTGGAATAGAGCAAGGTGTCGTGGTCAAAGGTGTCGAGAGTATACCGCCACTTGGTGATCCAATTGCTATTTCCAGTCACTGGAAACTTGTATTGCAGAGAAGGCTCGTCATATACAATTTTGATCGTATCCAAATTCGGTGCAACTCCAAAGGTGGTGAACGTTCCGTGCATACGAATTTCATTCGTTGGTGTGCTGAAGAATGTCCACGATTGCAGGGAGCCCGTAGCCCAAGCTTTATCTGCCCCGGGGAAGTAACTGCTGCCAGGAACGGTACCAGCAGCGACGACGGTTGAACTGTAAAATCCAAGGTCAAACGCAATGTTCGAGAAATCCCAAGTGTGCCCACCACCTGTGCCCGCAGAGAGCGCCAGCCAATCTAATGTTTGAACAGGAAATGAGGTCATACTAGTCGAACGGCTATTGGTGCCGAGAGAGTTCGGCGAATCGCTTTGATTAATTGTTATCTGTCCGAAAAGCGGCACAGCGACTAGAAAAAGGGCGGCGAACATCACCAGCGTTAACTTAGTTCTCATTGTTTCTCCTGCGTATAAGGAATCTGTTGTTTCGAATAGACTTGGATGCACCGCATCGTGTTATTGGATAAGAAGATACGATGACCACCTAATGCTGATCATTATGGCGATGAGTTCTCTTGTGGTGCTTTGATTACAATACAATATTTCTCTAATTTGTCAATCTTTATGTACGTCGCCGTAGAAAAACAGCCGAAGCAGTAGCTCCGGCTGTTTAGAGGGCACTTTATACTGCGTCGGATTACAGCTAGATGAGATCTACTCTCCGGTTGCCTTGGCGGCCCTCAGGTGTGTCATTGGTGCCAACCGGTTTGGATTCGCCGTAACCCTTGGATTGGAGGCGAGATTCGTCAACGGCGTAATTCGCCATAAGATATGCCTTGACGGAGGCTGCGCGGCGCTCGCTTAAGTCCTGATTTGCTGCGTCCTCACCCATGCTGTCGGTATGTCCTTCGATTGAGATTTTCAAATCAGAGTGATCCTTGAGCATGTTGCCAATCTGTTTCAGAGTCGGCGTAGATTCGGGGCGAATAACGTCGCTACCGGAAGCAAACAGGATTCCTTGTGTGGAGAATTTGCCTTCAGCCATGAGTTGATCGTACATGATCTTTTTCGCACCCTCGGCGATGCGGATATTGCCAATCATGAGCGGATTCTCTGAACTGGCCCAGATCTGAACGGGGAGGCTGTTTGACCGGCCAAAAGTCGTATTGGGTACGTTGGCAACTTTTTGCGGGAGGACTTCCGGGAGTGGGATTTCAAACTTTGCGGCATTATTGGCACGGAGCCAACGCTGGCCCTTCCACTCGACCACTTCCATGTTCCCTTCCTTGAATTCGAGGCGCTGGGGAAAATCTCCGACACCAGTCGTGCTGAAGTCTTCGAAGTAGACGATGCGGTCGCCGGGAATGAAGTCATAATTTGCCCACACCCCGTCACCAGGTTTTGCATTTTCACTGTCGTCACTTGCCCCAGCGGCTGATCCAGACGAAGCGGCACTGCCGGATGAGCTGCCATCGCCTGTCGAATTGTTTATTGCCCCGTCAATTTCCTTGTCGGTTTTCTCGTCCGCCTTTTTCTCGATCTTTTTCTCGGCTTTCTTTTTCAGTTTGTCGCCGATTCCCGCGTGGGTTGCAGCCGACGCGACTAGCATGAGGCAGACAATGACAGACAGCGCAATCTTGAATGATTTCATGGCAATTCACTCCTATTTGAGAATCTACTACGTAGGTCTATATATATCCATATCAGTGCAAGTGGTCAACAATAAATTGGCTCTGAAAAACGAAAGAGGCGAAGGAAGCATGACTTCCTTCGCCTCTGCAGAATACTGTTATATGAGGACTATAATTTGATTAGCTCGACGCGACGATTGTTCTGGCGTCCTTCGGGAGAATCGTTGGGGCTGATCGGCTTCGATTCGCCAAAGCCCTGAGTCTGCAATTGTGCATCTGCAACGCCGTACTTCTCGATTAGGAATGCCTTTACGGAGGCCGCCCGGCGCTTGCTTAGGTCCAGATTAGAAGCGTCATCCCCGACATTGTCAGTATGGCCTTCAATGGAGACATTCAGGTCCGGATGATCTTTGAGCATCGTTCCGATGTCTTTCAAGGTAGGAGTTGACTCGGGTTTAATGACGTCGCTGCCAGACGCAAATAGTATTCCCTGCGTGACGATTTTGCCTTCCGCCATTAGTTGGTCGTAGAGAATCTTCTTTCCGCCTTCAGCAATGCGAATATTGGTGATCATCAAAGGGCTCGCTTCCTCTGCCCAGATTTGAACAGGCAGACTATTGGAACGCCCAAAGGAAGTGTTAGGAACATTCGCAACGCGAGTGTCATTGACATAGACCTTCAGATACTTGCCATCGCTCATTGCACGGCAGTGGGCGATCTTCTCTTTGGCACGGGCTGGGAGATCTGCGGACGCGACGAAATTGCCGCGCCGACCGACTCCGCAACCAAGGTACCAGAAGAACGTCACTTGGTTGTTATCTTCCTGTTTGTCGGTACCGTCGAATATGGAAATTGTATTTGCGTTTCCGGGTCCATAGTAATCGAACTCGAGTGTGAACCGCTGCGGGAGAACTTCGGGCAGAGGGATCTCAAGTCTCGCGCTATTGTTAGCGCGCAGCCATCGCTGTTGTTTCCATTCGACGACCTCCATATTCCCTTCCTTGAAGTCGAGGCGCTGCGGAAAGTCGCCGACACCGGTTGTGGTGAAGTCCTCGAAGTAGATGATTCTATCTCCGGGGATAAAATCGTAGTTTGCCCAGACACCGTCGCCGGGTCTTGCACCTTCGCCACCACCGCCTCCACTTCCGCCAGAGGACACATCATTGGCAGATTCAGAGGAGGTCCCCTCACTCGAACCGCCGTCGCCAGCAGCTTTATCTACGGCTTCGTCAGCTTTCTCATCGGCCTTCTTTTCGACCTTCTTCTTGACCTTGTCCTTGAGAGCTCCGCCGATGCCGGCACCGAGGGGTGATGCAGAAGCGAGAAATGCGGCGAGCGCGAGGAAGCAGATAAATCTGAACGGTTTCATGTACAACTCCTGAAGTGTGTTTTAGTTTACTGCAAAGACATTAAGTGGACAGTTCAATCCAGTCAACGTTAAAATGGAGCAATAAGTACAAGAAAGAAGACGTTTAAAGGGCTGATTTTAAGTTTGCAGGATTTATGGAGGCAATCAAGACGGATAAAAACAACGCCCGCACAAGCTTCGCTGTACGGGCGTGTATAACCAAACGGAAGAACTACTCAAGCTTGCCGATTGCCGATTCGACGGCATCAACAATCTCGCCGGAGGCAACGACTTTGGCGATTGCGTTTATATCGGAGTGAAGCGGTCGATCCTCTTCCAATACAGTGACGTACTTTCGTACGACATCGTAAGCCGCCTGAGAGCCCTTGCCTGCCTTAGCGGGCTTGAGGAACTCAAACGCTTGTGCGGCAGCGATAATCTCCATGCCAATAACGGCGAATCCGTTCTTGATTATGTCGCGTGTTTTGAGAACGGTAGTCATACCCATGGAAACGAAATCTTCCTGATCGGCTGCGGCTGGGATTGAACCGATAGAAGCCGGTGATGAGAGGATGCGATTCTCGCAGACAAGTGATCCGGCAGTGTATTGCATAAGCATCATGCCGGAGTGCATTCCGGCACCCTTGGTGAGATACGCCGGCAGTCCCATCGAGAGCGCCTTGTTGAGAATGCGATTGAGACGGCGTTCAGACATGACGTTAATCATAGTTATGCCGGTGCCGATGTGGTCGAGTGGATAAGACATCGGAGTGCCCTGGAAATTGGCGCCGGTTAACACGAATCCGGAATCGCCTTCCGGGAAGAAGATCGGATTGTCGCCAACACCATTTAGTTCTATTTCAAACTGTGCAACAGCATAGTCGAGAGCGTCCCAGACTGCGCCGATGACCTGCGGAGTCGAGCGAATTGAATAGGCGTCCTGGACATTCTTGCCTGTACGCTCCATGATTTGTGATTTCTGCATGATCTCGCGAAGATGGCGCGCGCACTTGACGGCGCCGCTGAATCCACGGATGGTATGAACGGGTTCTTCAAACGCTTTGGCATTGGCATTGAGCGCTTCGAGTGTCATGGCGGCTGCGATCTCAGCGGTCTTGGTGAGCATGATTGCATCACAGAGTAGGATTGACCCGGCTCCAGCGATTACGTTCGAGCCGTTAATCGACGCAAGTCCGTCGCGAGCGGCGAATTTAATAATCGGAACGCCAGCTTTATCCATAGCGGCCTTGGCAGACATCCGCTCACCCTTGTAGAATGCTTCGCCTTCACCAATCATCACTAACGCCAGCTGCGACATCGGCGAAAGGTCACCACACGCGCCGACTGATCCCTTCTCACATGCAACTGGAGTGACACCGGCGTTGAGCATTGCCACCATCGTCTCGACGACGCGCAAGTTGCAGCCGGAATGTCCCTGAGAGAGTACGTTGACACGCGAGGTGTGCGCCGCACGTGCATACTCAATGGCAAGTGGATCACCGTAGCCGGCCGCGTGTGAGTAAACCAGGAACTTCTGGAACACTTCAAGCTGTTCAGCTGGAAGGGCGACTTTGGCAAGGTCGCCGATACCGGTGTTGATGCCGTACATAATCTCCTGCTGTTCCACTTTCTTATCAACAAAGCGGCGACAGACATTGATTCTTTCGACGGCTGCTGGAGTGAGTTCTATCTTGTGATTGAGTCGAGCTACATTCAGGATATCGTATATTGTGAGCTTCTTCTCACCAATTCTGACAGTCATCCAATACCTCCCGTGGTGTCGTGACTGCTTCAAATTGCGCCTCGCAGCAGGAAAAAACAAGCTAATTCTTGCCCTGCAATTGCGGGATCAGGTCTCTTGAAATCGACCGTAAAGGGCTATGACGTTTGGAATCAGAAGTGAAGGACGAAGCGATTTGTCGAGTGATTTGGATTGAAGTTAAGGGGTGGCGTCGTTGAGAGTTGCGCCTAGTCTGTTGGAGTCGAGACTTTAGAGATGGCGGCTTCCTCAAGTGCGATTGACGAAAGACGAGCCTCTTTTTCGAAGTCGATAATTTTGGTGTTGTCGTGATAGATGGCGGTCTTAAAGACGGTGACTTTCTTGAGTTTATCGATTACCGAAGTGATTTGTTCGGCGTTCTTTTCGTAGACTGCCAATGATTTTGCGAGAACACCATCAGGGTCATCGACCTGGCCATTATTCATAGACATCTCAAGCAGTTGAGTACGACCGGAGATCGAAGCAACGGCATTGTTGAGATAGTGCGAGAATGTGGCAACGATGGCTTGTAATGATTCGAGTGCGACACGCTGGAGCTTCTCTTCGTCGAGTTGTTCTTTGGTCTGCATAAGTTCGCGGTACAACTGCTCGGTGTAGCTGTAGAGCGAATACAGTTGATTGGTTGCCTGCTGGAGCAGTTCAGCTGTGGTGCCGACATCGACATCGAGATATTGAGAAGTTTCCAGTAAGCGGCTCAATGCTGAGTACTCGATTTCCTTCAGATCTGTGCCTGACAGACCCAGATTGTTTGCCAGTACTTCCCTGTTGCTGAGAACGCTGTGACGTTGCGCTGCATTAGATTCGATTGTAAATGTTGCGAGCTTGTCGGCAAGATTCACGATCTGCGGCAAGCGATTCTCTGCTGTATTGTCATTGCGTGAGAATATGTCGTGGTGGCTTGCCATGGCTACGCAATAGCGGTCAGGGAAATTCCAAATCCGTCCAAGCATTTCTCCGGCGGCTGCATGGTCGATTTCGAGAATCTGCTTTTCGATATTGACCATGTCTTCACCGCTTGCTACGCTCTGAAGCACCTTGCCGTATTCACGGGGATAGAAGCTGTCGAGAACAAGAATGCCGATATCGTGAATGGAGCCGCAGATAAATGCTTCTTCGGCAAGATTTGGCGCTACACGATTGGCAATTAACTCGGCAACGCAGGCAACATTGAGAGAATGTCTCCAGAAATCCTTCAGGTCGATTCTTGTTCCGATCTTGTTGGACAAATCGTAAAGTGACAACGACAATGCGAGCGCTTTGACTTTCGATGCGCCAAGGGTCATAACGGCATTTCTGACCGACGAAACTTGCTGTGCCCTTCCGTAGAATGGCGAGTTTACGATTTTGAGGATTCGAGTCGACAGGGCGACATCGCGGATGATAACTTCGCCGAGTTCGGCTAACGATGCATCGGGATCATCGCAAATGCGAAGAACCTCGGCCATCACAGCCGGGAGAGTCGACAACGACCGGAAGGTCGATAGCTTGGCTTCGAATTGCAGGCGGTTCATCTGTAGAAGTTATCGACAGATATTGCGATTGATATAGGAGAAATTTACTTCGTACGCTGAAGAAGACGCCGACGTCGCTTGTCGAGTGTTTCATTCCAAAACGCAACTCTAGTATAAGAGATTTCGGCAAGCGGACTGTCGAGGTATTCGAGGGCTTGAACAACAAATTCAGTCGCACGCGCGATGTCCCGCTTCTTATGCTCCAGAATCTTCGCAGACTCGTTTAGCGCAAGGAGACGTGTCTCGCCCTTGGCTGAAAGCAAGTTAGCGAGAGTTGCCAATGCGTCATCGTGGCGCCCCAGTTGCTTGTGTAGCTTGAAAGTATGAAGACAAAGAGCAGTACTTTCCCCATCGCTGCCAAACGAAGTCAGTTGCCGATCAGCGGCCGCACAGGCACGTTCGACATTGCCCTGGCGCTGGAAGAAGCGCGAGATTCGTAAGGCATCGAGCGGAGAGTAGAATCCCGATTGTTCCGCACGGTCGAGATAATTTTGTACGACATCTGCGAGAAAAAGCAACGTGACAATATCAAGGCGATTGTGTAAGAGCACACCGGCAAGGGGTTCGGAATGACCTCGACGCAGATAGTCGAAGTAGAGTTGCGGGATGAGATATCCGGGAGTGTCATTATGTCTGAACACACCCAACAATTCGCGTTCAAGAGTCTGAAGGGTCGTATCGTCGAAACGGCCTTTCCAGAACCTGCGGCAGCAATGGAGAAGATCGATGTGGAGCACTCCGGCGAATGGTGTCTTCATTCGGTGCATCGTGTAGCGAGTTTCGAGAAGCGGCAGATCGAAGCATTTGCCGTTAAATGTGACAACGACACTGCGGTCTTCAACGATTTCCGCAATGGCATCGAGCATTGCCGGTTCGTCAGGATAGTCGGGA is a window from the bacterium genome containing:
- a CDS encoding thioredoxin family protein, with translation MTKTFIISAMLLIGIGALAFSQEAAKETAIASVAIDQPAPDFALKDVNGKEHKLSDYKGKYVVLEWVNYDCPFVKKHYSSGNMQGLQSGFTKKDAVWLSICSSAPGKQGHFPTADLKKRMETEKSTPSAYLIDESGSVGKLYGAKTTPHMFVIDQKGVLRYAGAIDDTPSTKASDIASSTNYVSSALDALIAGKPVGTKSSTPYGCSVKY
- a CDS encoding thioredoxin family protein; amino-acid sequence: MKKRMWYSCIAFAMVLVSAALLRAEPVHRDHVSIELVSDQSAARPGDTVTVGLKIQLEDEWHVYWTNPGDAGLAPRVKWNLPPGFVASPLQFPVPKRIPAGPLVSFGYDKELLLLSDIVIPSDFIPDSLFSFNAEVDWLVCKVECIPGDAVLSLMVPIVENGLAEATAWDEQFRLVRTKQAVEDTNWSVTASASKTNLQLIFTSKSERSSTIPSDLFFFPTKKGIIDNSAAQVLAKKERGFELTIPLNSMNTDTLTEISGLLVAENQWANEGTRTGLKFSAPATMLSSPTPIAFAAVEITWWQAILFAFVGGLILNLMPCVLPVLSIKVLSFVQQAGEGRKQILQHNAVFTLGVLVSFWILAAGLLLLRAGGEQLGWGFQLQSPAFIIILSSFMFLMALNLLGVFEVGTSLTGIGGNSRRSGLLGSFIAGVTATVVATPCTAPFMGSALGYSLTQPALISLAIFTALGLGMSAPYVILTSTPWLLRFVPKPGRWMETLKHVMGFLLMATVVWLVWVLSIQAGSDSILLLLATLLVLGLCAWILGRWGGYAVEQGKRVTAITAAVALALASVSLASFNVTPADSVASGMTQADGLTWEPFSPERVTELNGQGRPLLIDFTAAWCLSCKVNERVAFGSLDVQGKLSSLSVVTMKADWTSRDERITKALAEFGRNSVPLYVLYTGKTGQSPIVLPELLTPGIVIEALNKLEG
- a CDS encoding TSUP family transporter; amino-acid sequence: MESPLILGALFLAAVVAGWIDSIAGGGGLITLPALLAVGLPPHLALGTNKFQSSFGSFTATMNHYRKGIINIKEAFWGIVCTAVGAASGAYVVQVLDSNLLEKIIPFLLLAILVYFLFSPRLGDLDTKQRIHKNVFYIVIGLGLGFYDGFFGPGTGSFWTFLFVSLMGLNLLKATGYTKLMNFTSNIVSLIAFAIGGNIMFSVGLIMAVGQTIGAYFGSHMAIQRGAKFIRPVFVIVVLATTIKLFADYFK
- a CDS encoding transporter, giving the protein MFGLADLFTGFINLLAENPLLLLFTIIGLGYLIGNIKIFGFNLGIAAVLLIGMGAGAIDNRLNLPEYIYILGLVIFVYALGLQAGPGFFSSFQKRGVRFSLIAVAVLTGAALLAALLGNILGMSAPSIAGLFCGSLTNTPALAAAVEAVKGLSGSIPPELRETYINSPVVTYGVSYLFGVFGVILWFFIFSKIFKVDYAKEAADRSSSEAPEEIISQTYKITNPAVNGKTIDEAFQLLGSPGFVLSRIKHGEEVFIAAPDKTLLMGDLVVAVGTQTSLVRAHVLFGEVSSEQVAQRRDDTAYTQLFVSNKAVVGKSIRELRAEHHFEGAITRLNRSGVEFVTTPDTILEMGDRILVVVARQQKEQITKLFGDSVQSLSETDFLSLSLGIVLGVFVGMIPFPLPGGGIFRLGFAGGPLVVGLILGRLERTGPIQWGLPHAANLVLRQIGLVLFLAAIGTKAGYGFGATFQAGSWGLFLAGGLITSFTTIATILIGYKYLKLPMLGVMGMMSGIQTQPACLAYANQQAKSDLPNVWYATVQPASMIAKIMLAQIIVTTLIL
- a CDS encoding T9SS type A sorting domain-containing protein — its product is MRTKLTLVMFAALFLVAVPLFGQITINQSDSPNSLGTNSRSTSMTSFPVQTLDWLALSAGTGGGHTWDFSNIAFDLGFYSSTVVAAGTVPGSSYFPGADKAWATGSLQSWTFFSTPTNEIRMHGTFTTFGVAPNLDTIKIVYDEPSLQYKFPVTGNSNWITKWRYTLDTFDHDTLLYSNTVKDSIQWVCDAWGTIKYKNRQVSAIRAKGTMYITSTVSYPGQTPIVTQVSTDHLQFMTVDYNGAGVYVTRSVYPSGTSYSGSADYRFVQATTPVYEVSSSTLPSDFSVEQNSPNPFNPETSISYSIAKSAPVTFEVFDILGRTVWEENFGTQSAGAYRIQWNGRDRSGAPLASGVYLYRLTAGENSSTRKMMLLK